The proteins below are encoded in one region of Fimbriimonadaceae bacterium:
- the ribD gene encoding bifunctional diaminohydroxyphosphoribosylaminopyrimidine deaminase/5-amino-6-(5-phosphoribosylamino)uracil reductase RibD, which yields MTAAERFMAEAVGLSRRGYPAPNPHVGCVVVKDGVVVGRGWHEAAGQPHAEAVALAEAGAQARGADLFVTLEPCAHHGRTPPCAEAVVRAGVARVWFAIGDPNPRAAGGAQTLRAAGVEVHEGLGAAEAEAANVVFLTAQRSRRPYVCLKAAVTLDGFMARPDGESKWITGEEARREARLLRAEMGSVMVGWKTVARDDPRLTVREPEVRNEPLRIVLDPHAELSGEEALFREEGPVLWLVEPGGARDARQTEVAMDAPSILARVLEAGAVGVLIEGGPQTIRRFAEAGTWDRLELFLGARTFGGGLRLELPGELNLNLATAQRIGPDIRCTYVRRHESAQFF from the coding sequence ATGACGGCAGCTGAGCGATTCATGGCCGAGGCGGTGGGGCTTTCCCGCCGCGGATACCCCGCGCCGAACCCGCACGTCGGCTGCGTGGTCGTGAAGGACGGCGTTGTTGTCGGCAGAGGTTGGCACGAGGCCGCGGGACAACCCCATGCCGAAGCCGTGGCCCTCGCTGAGGCTGGCGCTCAGGCTCGTGGCGCCGACCTCTTTGTGACCTTGGAGCCCTGTGCGCACCATGGCCGCACCCCCCCATGTGCCGAGGCCGTCGTTCGGGCTGGGGTTGCGAGGGTGTGGTTCGCCATCGGCGACCCGAACCCACGCGCCGCAGGGGGGGCGCAGACGCTCCGCGCCGCAGGCGTCGAAGTCCATGAAGGGCTCGGGGCGGCGGAGGCCGAGGCCGCGAACGTGGTTTTCCTGACCGCACAGCGCTCACGCAGGCCCTACGTCTGTCTGAAGGCGGCCGTCACCCTGGACGGGTTCATGGCCCGGCCAGACGGCGAGAGCAAGTGGATCACGGGCGAGGAGGCCCGGCGGGAGGCTCGGCTCTTGCGCGCTGAGATGGGATCGGTGATGGTCGGGTGGAAGACGGTCGCGCGCGACGACCCGCGCCTCACTGTTCGCGAGCCAGAGGTCAGGAACGAGCCGCTGAGGATCGTTCTCGACCCCCACGCGGAGCTGAGCGGCGAGGAGGCCTTGTTCCGGGAGGAGGGCCCGGTGCTCTGGCTTGTCGAGCCGGGCGGTGCGCGCGATGCGCGGCAGACCGAAGTCGCGATGGATGCGCCGTCGATCCTGGCGCGAGTCCTTGAGGCGGGTGCGGTCGGGGTGTTGATCGAGGGCGGGCCGCAGACAATCCGGCGGTTTGCGGAGGCCGGGACGTGGGACCGACTAGAGCTGTTCCTCGGAGCTAGGACTTTCGGCGGGGGGCTGCGGCTTGAGCTGCCTGGTGAACTGAATTTGAACCTGGCGACCGCGCAACGAATCGGGCCCGATATACGCTGCACCTACGTCCGTCGACACGAATCCGCGCAGTTTTTCTAG
- the rpe gene encoding ribulose-phosphate 3-epimerase: protein MTVRIAPSILSCDPADFASPVRDLAAAGADVLHLDVMDGQFVPPITFGADLAVSLAKVVSIPIEAHLMVQAPERHVGAFLKAGCFRVIFHAEATVHAHRLAQEIREAGAEAGVAINPGTPVEALYPLLDVVDLALVMTVNPGYGGQRLIPGCLEKVRALHSLRPDLGIEVDGGIDPETAPKAAQAGATWLVAGSFLVSGADIAGNMRRLRESCA from the coding sequence GTGACGGTGCGGATTGCGCCGTCGATTCTTTCTTGCGACCCGGCGGACTTTGCCAGTCCGGTCCGTGACTTGGCCGCTGCGGGCGCGGACGTCCTCCACCTGGACGTTATGGACGGTCAGTTCGTGCCCCCGATCACGTTTGGCGCCGACCTTGCCGTCTCGCTCGCAAAGGTCGTCTCGATCCCCATAGAGGCGCACCTAATGGTCCAAGCCCCGGAGCGGCACGTCGGAGCTTTTCTGAAGGCGGGGTGCTTCCGCGTGATCTTCCATGCGGAAGCGACGGTCCACGCCCACCGTCTGGCCCAGGAGATCCGCGAAGCAGGCGCCGAAGCCGGGGTCGCGATCAACCCCGGGACGCCGGTGGAAGCGCTCTACCCGTTGCTGGACGTGGTGGACCTCGCCCTGGTCATGACGGTGAACCCTGGTTATGGCGGCCAGCGCCTCATCCCCGGTTGTCTAGAGAAGGTGCGCGCCCTTCATAGCCTGCGCCCCGACTTGGGGATCGAAGTGGACGGGGGAATAGACCCGGAGACCGCGCCGAAAGCCGCGCAAGCGGGGGCCACGTGGCTTGTCGCGGGCTCGTTCTTGGTCTCGGGCGCAGACATCGCGGGCAATATGCGCCGGCTCCGAGAGTCATGCGCCTAA
- a CDS encoding arginase, producing MIEIVGVPFDLCGKHHGSRLGPLAMLIEGLVPGLERLGHRVTVGDVLAVAGRTPANFQDQTAQAMRAYEATKARVSALIGSETLPVVLGGDHSLSIGSIAGALDVFREGLAVLWIDAHMDLNTPDTTPSGRLHGMPLGALSHLSPVDALIDEDPRGKPWLQPLFELWPQVLELVGETRLAGNRMGWVGLRDVDPGEVRNLRRLEDAFVRTMQDVDSDGILGVMQAVDRWLRETEAKSLWISFDVDVFDPDIAPGTGTAVRGGLTYREGHLVAETLCAYLNDPFCPYSLAGVDVVEVNPLRDTHNETARVANEWLFSLFGKTILHPVDPGRTEL from the coding sequence GTGATCGAGATTGTCGGCGTCCCGTTTGACCTCTGCGGGAAGCACCATGGCAGCCGGCTTGGCCCCTTGGCGATGCTGATCGAGGGGTTGGTGCCGGGGCTGGAGCGCCTCGGTCACCGAGTCACGGTGGGGGACGTCCTGGCTGTCGCAGGTCGCACCCCCGCCAATTTCCAGGACCAAACGGCGCAAGCGATGCGGGCCTATGAGGCGACGAAGGCGCGAGTCTCGGCCTTGATCGGTTCAGAGACGCTGCCGGTCGTGCTGGGAGGAGACCACAGCCTTTCAATCGGCTCGATCGCGGGGGCGCTCGACGTGTTCCGCGAGGGGCTGGCCGTGCTTTGGATCGACGCGCACATGGATTTGAACACGCCGGACACCACGCCGAGCGGGCGTCTCCACGGCATGCCGCTCGGCGCCCTCAGCCATCTCAGCCCGGTGGACGCGCTCATTGACGAAGACCCCCGGGGGAAGCCTTGGCTCCAGCCGCTGTTCGAGCTCTGGCCGCAAGTCCTGGAGCTGGTCGGGGAAACGAGGCTCGCCGGCAACCGGATGGGCTGGGTCGGTCTCCGGGACGTGGACCCGGGCGAGGTCCGCAACCTTCGCCGTCTTGAGGATGCGTTCGTCCGCACGATGCAGGACGTGGACTCTGACGGCATCTTGGGGGTGATGCAGGCGGTAGACCGTTGGCTCCGGGAAACGGAGGCCAAGTCCCTTTGGATCAGCTTCGACGTCGACGTCTTCGACCCGGACATCGCGCCCGGGACGGGGACGGCCGTGCGCGGCGGCCTCACCTACCGAGAGGGCCACTTGGTGGCGGAGACGCTCTGCGCGTACTTGAACGACCCGTTCTGCCCGTATTCGTTGGCCGGGGTCGACGTGGTGGAGGTGAACCCGCTGCGGGACACCCACAACGAGACCGCGCGTGTCGCGAACGAGTGGCTGTTCTCCCTCTTTGGCAAGACGATCTTGCACCCGGTCGATCCCGGGCGGACGGAGCTTTGA
- the pdxT gene encoding pyridoxal 5'-phosphate synthase glutaminase subunit PdxT, whose protein sequence is MVGVLAVQGDFSRHGAVLQRLTGTPAVEVRTEEDLARVERLVIPGGESTTVGLLLSRYGLGAAIQERAAQGMPIWGTCMGMILMAREVEGRAQHTLGLLDVTVRRNAFGAQVHSFEDSVEIKGMETPLTAVFIRAPIVTRCGEGVEPLARYDGHIVAVRQGNLVGTSFHPELTEDNRFHKWFLDL, encoded by the coding sequence GTGGTCGGTGTCTTGGCTGTGCAGGGAGACTTCAGTCGCCACGGCGCCGTGTTGCAAAGACTGACCGGAACGCCCGCCGTCGAGGTCCGGACCGAGGAGGACCTGGCGCGGGTCGAGCGACTGGTCATCCCCGGCGGGGAGAGCACCACGGTGGGCTTACTGCTCAGCCGGTACGGCCTCGGCGCGGCGATTCAGGAGCGGGCTGCCCAGGGCATGCCGATCTGGGGCACGTGCATGGGCATGATCCTCATGGCCCGGGAGGTCGAGGGCCGCGCGCAGCACACGCTGGGCCTGCTCGACGTCACCGTGCGGCGCAACGCCTTCGGCGCCCAGGTCCATAGCTTCGAAGACAGCGTCGAGATCAAGGGAATGGAGACCCCGCTCACGGCCGTTTTCATACGCGCGCCAATCGTCACCCGGTGCGGGGAGGGCGTCGAACCCCTGGCTCGCTACGATGGGCATATCGTGGCCGTGCGACAGGGCAACCTCGTCGGCACCTCGTTCCACCCCGAGCTGACCGAAGATAATCGGTTTCACAAATGGTTCTTGGACCTGTAG
- a CDS encoding protein kinase has translation MIGSLLAVRYELQQELEGSPLFSVYRALDRTTGKDVKVRLLKSEFASERSYLAAVKTHVNHVRLIEGDGVEKTFEAIEEGDSLLVVSEYLPSATLEDRLRRLATFSVQLALATAIQICDALGPIHAQKMAHGDLGARHVLLSGAGQVTLTMTGFWETYASSSKAGLAMLRGMAPYLAPEVTAGEMPSPSSDIYSLGVLLYQMLSGRLPYPGDSTMAIATKHSTAPYPTIRATNPSVPPALDELVRRCMSKSPSERYASVEKLAEDLRTVQDALRFGRPLSWPIQKAVVSAPQAVVPKVEDPIEPEPMKPKGRAKTKAKANPLEPEETDGVPMWLAAIVYASTALVALLIGGWVFFNLQTPKLIDLPNVVGMSQAEAASALDKIGLRLRVDRQEASEKFPQGIVLSQEPSAGSRKVREHSFVQVVLSAGGRNVEVPDLRGRSLDEAERLLSSMNLVLADQIERVRDPELEAGLIVSQVPSWGKKLERGSRVRVRVSSGKEGPRQNESLPSNTYKLKVTMPPGTKDVKVRIDMTDDRDTKTIHEATHSEGETFEVSDVGYGKEAIFRVFFDGDLVSQMTKQAEEVSGQ, from the coding sequence GTGATCGGTTCGTTGCTCGCCGTCCGGTATGAGCTCCAGCAGGAGTTGGAGGGCTCCCCGCTCTTCTCGGTCTACCGCGCGTTGGACCGCACGACGGGCAAGGACGTGAAGGTCCGCCTGCTCAAGTCGGAGTTCGCAAGCGAAAGGTCGTACCTGGCCGCCGTGAAGACCCACGTGAACCACGTAAGGCTGATCGAGGGGGACGGGGTCGAGAAGACGTTCGAGGCGATCGAAGAGGGCGACTCGCTCTTGGTCGTGAGCGAATATCTGCCGTCCGCCACTTTGGAAGACCGGCTGCGGCGGCTCGCCACCTTTTCGGTCCAGCTCGCCCTCGCCACGGCGATCCAGATTTGCGACGCGCTCGGGCCCATCCATGCGCAGAAGATGGCGCACGGTGACCTGGGCGCCCGCCACGTCCTGCTGAGCGGGGCCGGACAGGTGACGCTCACCATGACGGGCTTCTGGGAGACCTACGCGAGCAGTTCAAAGGCGGGCCTTGCCATGCTGCGCGGAATGGCGCCCTATCTGGCGCCCGAGGTGACCGCCGGGGAAATGCCAAGCCCGTCTAGCGACATCTATTCGCTCGGCGTCCTGCTCTACCAGATGCTTTCGGGCAGGTTGCCCTATCCGGGCGATTCGACCATGGCGATCGCGACCAAGCACTCGACCGCCCCCTACCCGACCATTCGCGCGACGAACCCGAGCGTGCCGCCGGCCCTGGACGAACTGGTCCGCCGGTGCATGTCGAAATCCCCCTCCGAACGGTACGCCAGCGTCGAGAAGCTGGCCGAAGACCTTCGGACGGTGCAGGACGCGCTCCGCTTTGGCCGGCCCCTTTCATGGCCGATCCAGAAGGCGGTCGTCTCTGCTCCCCAAGCGGTAGTGCCCAAAGTCGAAGACCCGATCGAACCCGAACCCATGAAGCCGAAGGGCAGAGCCAAGACGAAGGCGAAGGCGAACCCGCTGGAGCCCGAGGAGACGGACGGCGTTCCCATGTGGCTGGCGGCGATCGTCTATGCCAGCACCGCACTCGTTGCCCTGCTGATCGGGGGATGGGTCTTCTTCAATTTACAGACGCCGAAGCTGATCGACCTGCCGAACGTGGTGGGGATGTCCCAAGCGGAGGCGGCCTCGGCGCTCGATAAGATCGGCTTGCGCCTGCGCGTCGACCGGCAAGAGGCGAGCGAGAAGTTTCCCCAGGGGATCGTGCTCTCCCAGGAGCCCTCGGCGGGCTCGCGCAAGGTCCGGGAGCACTCGTTCGTCCAAGTCGTGCTGAGCGCGGGCGGACGGAACGTGGAGGTGCCTGACCTGCGCGGTCGTTCGCTGGACGAGGCGGAACGCCTTCTCTCCTCGATGAACCTGGTCTTGGCCGACCAGATCGAGCGGGTGCGGGATCCTGAGTTGGAGGCCGGGCTCATCGTGAGCCAGGTGCCGAGCTGGGGCAAAAAGCTGGAGCGCGGCTCGCGGGTTCGCGTCCGGGTGAGCAGCGGCAAAGAAGGCCCCCGGCAGAACGAGAGCCTGCCCTCCAACACGTACAAATTGAAAGTGACCATGCCGCCCGGCACCAAGGACGTCAAGGTGCGGATCGACATGACGGACGACCGGGACACCAAGACGATCCACGAGGCGACCCACTCAGAAGGCGAGACGTTCGAGGTCTCGGACGTGGGATATGGCAAGGAAGCGATCTTCCGGGTGTTCTTCGACGGCGACCTCGTCTCACAGATGACGAAACAGGCGGAGGAAGTCTCGGGGCAGTGA